From the genome of Paracidovorax avenae:
CCAGGGCAGCAGCGCCACCACGGCGATGAACAGGACGACGACGGCCAGGGTCTGCGCCATGCCGGCGCCCGAAGCGGCGTTATCCACGGCTCACGCGGCGCAGCCGCTCCGAAGGCGTGACCACGTCGGTCAGCCGGATGCCGAACTTGTCGTTGACCACCACGACCTCGCCCTGGGCGATCAGGTAGCCGTTGACCAGCACGTCCATGGGCTCGCCGGCCAGGGCATCGAGCTCGACGACGGACCCTTGCGCCAGCTGCAGGATGTACTTGATGGGCACCTTGGTGCGGCCCAGCTCCACCGACAGCTGGACGGGGATGTCCAGCACCATGTTGATGTCGTTGACCGGCGCCTCGTTGCTCGAGGAGAACGGGCGCACGGGCTCACCCGCGAGAGGGCCGCCCTGGTCCGTGGGCTGCGCCTCGTCGGAGCTCTTCTGCTCCTCCAGCGCTTCGGCCCAGCCGGCGAACGGATCGTCCGCCGCGCTCTTGCCGTCGTTGTCGTTGTTGTCGCCTTCAGTTGACATTCTTTTCTCCCAGCCAGTTCACATCGGGGTTGCGCAGGCACTCTTCGATGCGGATGGCGTACTTGGAATTGTGCGTGCCGTACTGGCACTCGAAGATGGGGACCCCCCCGATCGATGCCTGAATGCGCGGCTCGCGGTCGAGTTCGATGAAATCACCGGGTTTCATCGCAAGCAACTGCTCGACGGTGGCATCCGCGCGGGCCAGTTCGGCCACGAGGGTGACCTCGGCCGCCTGGATCTCGCGGGTCAGCACGCGCACCCAGCGGCGATCAACTTCGATCGAATCACCCTGCGTCGAGGAATAGAGCACATCGCGGATCGGCTCGAGGGTCGCATAAGGCATGCAGATGTGGATGGCCCCCGACAGGTCGCCGATCTCGAGCTGGAAAGCGGTGGAGACCACGATCTCGCTCGGGGTGGCGATGTTCGCGAACTGCGGCTGCATCTCGGAGCGCTGATATTCCAGCTCCAGCGGGTAGATGCCGTGCCAGGCCTTCTTGTATTCGGCGCAGATCACATCGACCAGGCGGTTGATGACGCGCTGCTCGGTGGGGGAGAAGTCGCGCCCCTCGATCCGCGTCTGGAATTTGCCGACACCGCCGTAGAGCGTGTCGATGATGCCGAACACCAGCGAGGGCTCGCAGACGATCAGGCCGCTGCCGCGCAGGGGGCGGATGGCCACGATGTTGAAGTTCGTGGGCACCGCCAGTTCGCGCAGGAAGGCGCTGTAGCGCTGCACGGACACCGTGCCCACCGAGATTTCCGGACTGCGGCGGATGAAGTTGAACAGGCCGATGCGGAAGTTGCGGGCGAACCGTTCATTGACGATTTCCATGGTCGGCATGCGACCACGGACGATGCGCTCCTGGCTGGAGATGTCGTAATTGCGGATGGCACCGGTGTCCGCGGCCTCTTCGACGGACTTCTGGCTTTCACCCGTGACGCCTTCCAGCAGGGCATCGACTTCTTCCTGGGAAAGGAATGACTCGCTCATGGGAAATCTCCTGCCGGCTCACTGGATGATGAAACTGGAGAAAAGCACCTGTCGCACGGGATTGTTGTCGGCCTTCGGGCGCGGGGCCTCTTCGCCGTCGTCGTCCTCGTCGCTGGCGGGCCGCTTGCGCGGCTTGGGCACGGTGTAGCCCAGGGGTTTGGACACCTCGCGGCGGATGTCCACGGCCAGCTTCTCCTTGCCATCGCGGGTGAGGAGTTCCTGGGAGGTGCGCTGCGACACCAGCATCAGGATCGCGCTGCGGATGCTGGGCAGGTACTGCTTGACCTGGTCGGATGTCTTGGCATCGGCCAGCTCCAGCGTGATGCCGATCTGGGCGAAACGCTCGCCGCCGGTGTCGGCGAGGTTCACCACCATGTTCTCGATCGGCAGGAAAGTGGGGGCCACCTTTTCCTTGTGCTCGACCTGCGCGGCCTTGGCATGGCCACCGCCGCCCTCCTCGTCCTCGTCGCCATGGCTGCGCTTGGAGAGGAGGAACCAGGCAGCGCCACCGCCGGCCAGCACCAGCACCGCGACGATGGCGATGATGAGGACCAGCTTCTTGCTTTTCGGCTTGGCGGCGGCTGCGGCAGGAGGGTTGGCAGACACGTTGGGTTTCCTTGCGCAACGGATTCGGTGGGGAGGGGCTGGCCGGGGCCGGGCACCCTGGAAGGCCTTCCCGCACTCCATCGAGCGCGGACCTTCCGCTAGGGGCCATTATTGGATACCGGCGCGGCGGATAATAGCCAGAATAGCGGCGGAAAGGCCCTCTTTCCAGCGGTTGCGCAAGCCCTCCCCGGACTCCCCCCCGTGCTCAGGCGAAGACGTCCAGGGCGCGGTCCGGACGGGATGCGGGCCGGGGGGTGTCTGCAGCCCCTTGCGTGCCTCCTCCGGCAGCCTGCACTCGGCCGATGCGCGAGCCGCCCTCGCCGCGCCCGGAGGGGCGCCCCGAGGCATCGCCCCCGGCGCCAGCGCCGGACTGCCCGATGGACACGCCCGCGAGTTCCAGGCCTTCTCCGCGCAGCAGTTCGCGCAACTGGGACACGCTGGTGTCCAGCATGTCCCGGGTCTGGGACTGGTCGCTGCGGAAAGCGACATGGGCCTCGTTGCCCGTCAACGACACGGACACCTCGACCGGCTGGCCATCCCTGTCGATCGTGAGTTCGGCATTCTGCGTCTTCTGGTGCACCCAGTAGGCCACCTGTTCGGCAATCTGGTCTTCCATGGGAATCTGCGAAGGGTCCGCGACGCCGGCCGCCCCGTCCCCCAGCGTACCCGCGGCCAAGGAACCCGTTGCCTGCGCGCCATCCGGAGATGCCGGCACCACGGTCCGATCCATGCCGAGGGAAGCCGTTGGAGCCGCATCGGCCCGCCCGCCCGCCTGCCGGGCGAGGTCCTGCAGGGCGCCGCCCACGGCGGAGGCAGCTGCCATGGAGGATTCGCCGCCACGTGCGGCAGCCTGCATTCCGGCGGCTGCACCCGCGTCGCGGCGGTCCGATGGCGCCGTCGCCCCCGCCGATGCGGAAGACGCAGAGGCCGCGGCCTGGGCCAGGGCATGCGCGCCGGGAATATCGCCGTCCTTGCCTCCCAGGACCGGGACGATCAGGCCGCCTCCAGCCCCCGTACCGGCCGCCTCGGGGGCTGCACCGGCCGTGCCGCCCATGGCGGCGTGCCCGGACCGCGCCATCCCGCCCCGGGACGCGGTGAAGGCCTTGCCGGCCGCGTTGGCAGCAGACCCCGAAAGATCGGCGGCGCCATCGATAAGGGCCGTCTGCCCCACCAGGCTGCTCGCGTCCATCAGCCCTGCAGGCCGGAGGGCCTGCGTCAGAGAGCCTCCCGCCCCGCCCCCCAGGGAACCCGCCGCGGCAGGCCAGGCCCCGGCCGTGCCGCCCGGCGCCATGCCCTGCAGCGCCATGGCCAGCGGATCCGTACCGGGCAGCCCCGATGTGCCTGCATTGCCCGCCGCACCGCCGGATGCGAGTGCATCGGCAGCCAGCGCGCCACTGGCCAGGGCGGCGCCCAGGCCATTGTCCGCACCCGGCAGCGCACCGGCATCGGTACCGTCCAGCCCGGCCCCGAGCGATGCCAGCAGCATCGAAAAGCCGCCCTGGCCGCTGGTGGCATCGGTGCCGGCATCCGCGGCTGTTGCGTTGCCGGTCTTGCCGGCGCCCCGGGCGCCCCTGGCCTCGTGCGTTGCGTGGCCCGAAGACGGCGCACGGGCCGTGCGGTTCTGGATGTCGTTGCTCATGTCGTCAGCTCCTCTGGCCCGCCAGGGCCCTGCCCCGCACCCGGGGCCTTTCCGAACCGCAGCGCGGCGCGCTCGTCCGTCTGTTTCTGATCCCGCCGTGCTTCGGCCTGGGCGATGTCGTGGCGCCGGCGCTCCACGACCTTGCGCAGCGCCGCGACGCGCAGCTCGGCCTGCAGCAGGGCCTGGCTCGCGGCGCGCACGCGGCCCTCCTGCTCTCCGATCACGCTGCTCTGCAAGCCCATGGCATGCCCGAGGCGGTCCATGAACTGGTAGTGGTGGTACATGACCTCCGGCTTGACCGTGGCATCGGCGCGCATGCCCCAGCGCCCTTCCGTCTCGTGTGCGTACCCCTGCAGCTGCTGCAGCTGCGCTTCGGAGGCGATCCGGGCGCGCTGGAGATCCTGCAGGGCCTGGCGCGCCGCGTCGCGCTGGCGCTCCGCCATCTCGACGGCAACCAGGAATGCGTTGAGGGAGGCCATGGCGGTGCCGCTCCCCGGGTCAGGCCTGCGGGCCCAGTACGGCCGCCATGGCATGCAGGCTGTCCTGCATGGGGGAGGCCTCGAACATGTCCTGCTGGAGGAAGGCAGCCATCGCCGGCTGCAGGCGGATCGCCTCGTCCAGCGCCGGGTCGGAGCCGCTCATGTAGGCGCCGACCTGGATCAGGTCGCGGCTTTTCTGGTAGCGCGAGTAGACGGCGCGGAACCGGCGCGCAAGGTCGAAATGCTCGCGCGAGGCCACGTTGTGCATGACACGCGATGCGGACTGCTCGATGTCGATCGCCGGGAAGTGCCCGGTCTCCGCCAGCGCGCGGGACAGCACGATGTGGCCATCGAGGATGGCCCGTGCCGAGTCGGCGATGGGGTCCTGCTGGTCGTCCCCTTCGGACAGGACGGTATAGAAAGCGGTGATGGAGCCCACGCCGTGCAATCCGTTGCCGCTGCGCTCGACCAGCGCCGGCAGCTTGGCGAAGCAGCTCGGCGGATAGCCCTTGGTGGCGGGCGGCTCGCCGATGGCGAGCGCGATCTCGCGCTGGGCCATGGCATAGCGGGTGAGCGAATCCATGAGCAGCAGCACGTGCTTGCCCTTGTCCCGGAAGTGCTCGGCGATGGCCGTGGCGTAGGCGGCGCCCTGCATGCGCAGCAGCGGCGGTGCATCTGCCGGCGCGGCGACCACCACGGCGCGCTCCCGGTCCTGCTCGCCCAGGATGTCCTCCACGAACTCCTTGACCTCGCGCCCGCGCTCGCCGATGAGCCCCACGACGATGACGTCGGCCTGCGTATAGCGGGCCATCATGCCGAGCAGCACGCTCTTGCCGACCCCGGAGCCCGCGAAAAGCCCCAGGCGCTGACCGCGCCCCACGGAGAGCAGCGCGTTGATCGCCCGCACGCCGGTGTCCAGCATCTCGCGCACGGGGTCGCGGTCCATGGCATTGATCTGGCGCCGGTCCATGGGTTCGGAGGAAACGTCCTGCACCGGCCCGCCATGGTCGAGCGGCAGGCCCTGCGAGTCCACGACGCGGCCCAGCAGGCCGTCGCCCATGGGCAGGCGCAGGATGCCCGCGGCCGTCGACGGGCGCGTGGAATCGCCCAGGCGCGGCACGGGGACATAGGGCGCGGCCGGTACCACGCTCGCGCCACTGGACAGGCCGTGGATGTCGCCCGCAGGCATGAGGAAGGCCCGGTCGCCCGAGAAGCCGACGACCTCCGCCAGCACGGCCTCGTGGCCGGGCATCTGCACCAGGCATTGCGATCCCACGGGGACGCGGATGCCCGCGGCCTCCAGGACGAGCCCGGTCAGCCGCGTCAGGGTTCCGCGGGTTTCGAGCGACGAGCCCTCGGCCAGGCGCCCGCGCGCACCGGACATGAACGCGTCCCAGGGTGAATCCTGCAGTTGCGGATCCGACACGGCGGCGCTGTCAGCCATGGCCCGGCTCCTCGATCTTCCAGGCCGACGACAGCCCCAGGGCCGCGATGGCGCGGCGCCAGCGCCTGTCGAGCGAGCCGTCCACCACCGTGCCCGCGGATTCGACCAGGCAGTCGCCCTCGCCCACGGAGGCATCCGGCACCCACTGGATCTTCGCCCCGGCGTATTCCGTGGTGAGCGGCTGCTCCAGGAACGACCAGTCGGATGGATGGATGCGCACCGTGGCCGGGCGCCCTTCGGCCACGAGCATGCCCAGCGCCTCGCGCACCACGGGCAGCAGGGCCTGCGGTCCGCTGGACAGCTCCTGCCGCACGACCTGGCGGGCGATGTCGCAGGCCAATTCCAGGATCTCCTGCGCCATGCGCTGCTGCAGATCGGTCAGCCCGGCGTCGGCCGCGAGCACCAGCCGCTCCAGCCGCGCAGCCGTCTCGCGGCCCTGTCCGCCGATGTAGTCGTCCATGCGCTGCTGCCACGCCAGGGCGGTTTCCTCCTCGCCCTGGGCCTTGCCCTGCGCGAAGGCCTCCTCGCGCGCGGCCTCGAGCGCAGCCTGGTGGGTGGCCTCGTCGATGCCCGGAGGCGGCAATTCGGCGGCCTCGGGCTCCGCCTCCACCGGCGGGAGCAGGTCGGAGCCATCCACCGCGCCGAAATGCCATTGCGTCACATCGCCGATCTCCTCGCTCGGGATGAAGCGCGTGTAGGCGCCGCGGGGGCTATACGAATGCGTCATCGCCGCCGCCTCCGATCACGATCTGGCCTTCGTCGGACAGCCGACGCACGGTCTTGAGGATTTCCTTCTGCTGCGCCTCGACTTCCGACAGCCGCATGGGGCCCCGCGACTCCAGGTCTTCGCGCATGGCTTCCGCGGCACGCGAGGACATGTTGGAGAGGAACTTCTCGCGCAGTTCCGGCTGGGCGCCCTTGAGCGCGACCACCAGGGTCTCCGAGGCCACTTCGCGCAGCACGGTCTGGATGGCGCGGTCGTCCAGCTTGTTGACGTCGTCGAAGACGAACATCTTGTCCATGATCTTCTGGGCCAGGTCGGGGTCGTAGCCGCGGATCGACTCCAGCACCACCGTGTCCATGTTGGAGCCCAGCAGGTTGATGATTTCCGCGGCCGCCTTGACGCCGCCCAGGGAACTCTTGCGGATCTTGTCGCCGCCGGCCAGCACCTTGAAGAGCACTTCGTTGAGGTCCTTGAGCGCCGTGGGCTGGATGCCCTCCAGCGTGGCCACGCGCAACAGCACTTCGCCGCGCTGGCGATCCGACAGCTGCATGAGCACCGCGGCGGACTGCTCGGGATCCAGGTGCACGAGGATGGCCGCGACGATCTGAGGGTGCTCGTTGCGCAGCAGTTCCGCCACGGAGAGCGGATCCATCCACTTGAGGCTTTCGATGCCCGAGACGTCGCCGCCCTGCAGGATCCGGTCGATCAGCAGCGCGGCCTTGTCGTCGCCCAGAGCGCGCTTGAGAACGGCGCGCACATAGTTGCTGGTGTCGGACACGAGCAGGCTCTGCGCGGCGGCGTCGTTGGAAAAACGGTTGATGACCCCGTCCACCTTGTCCTTGGAGACGGAGCGCATGCGGGCGATGGTCTCGCCGAGCTTCTGCACCTCCTTGGGAGACAGGTGCTTGAACACCTCGGCGGCTTCCTCCTCGCCGAGGGACATCAGCAGGATCGCCGCGTCGTTCAGGCCTTGCTCATCCATGGAAAGTCACCGGTCGGTAGGAAAAGGGGTGGGTGGGAGTGCTCATCGGCACCATCATCGGCGGATGGCGGCCGCGTTTCAAGACTCGC
Proteins encoded in this window:
- the fliM gene encoding flagellar motor switch protein FliM, with the protein product MSESFLSQEEVDALLEGVTGESQKSVEEAADTGAIRNYDISSQERIVRGRMPTMEIVNERFARNFRIGLFNFIRRSPEISVGTVSVQRYSAFLRELAVPTNFNIVAIRPLRGSGLIVCEPSLVFGIIDTLYGGVGKFQTRIEGRDFSPTEQRVINRLVDVICAEYKKAWHGIYPLELEYQRSEMQPQFANIATPSEIVVSTAFQLEIGDLSGAIHICMPYATLEPIRDVLYSSTQGDSIEVDRRWVRVLTREIQAAEVTLVAELARADATVEQLLAMKPGDFIELDREPRIQASIGGVPIFECQYGTHNSKYAIRIEECLRNPDVNWLGEKNVN
- a CDS encoding flagellar hook-length control protein FliK: MSNDIQNRTARAPSSGHATHEARGARGAGKTGNATAADAGTDATSGQGGFSMLLASLGAGLDGTDAGALPGADNGLGAALASGALAADALASGGAAGNAGTSGLPGTDPLAMALQGMAPGGTAGAWPAAAGSLGGGAGGSLTQALRPAGLMDASSLVGQTALIDGAADLSGSAANAAGKAFTASRGGMARSGHAAMGGTAGAAPEAAGTGAGGGLIVPVLGGKDGDIPGAHALAQAAASASSASAGATAPSDRRDAGAAAGMQAAARGGESSMAAASAVGGALQDLARQAGGRADAAPTASLGMDRTVVPASPDGAQATGSLAAGTLGDGAAGVADPSQIPMEDQIAEQVAYWVHQKTQNAELTIDRDGQPVEVSVSLTGNEAHVAFRSDQSQTRDMLDTSVSQLRELLRGEGLELAGVSIGQSGAGAGGDASGRPSGRGEGGSRIGRVQAAGGGTQGAADTPRPASRPDRALDVFA
- the fliG gene encoding flagellar motor switch protein FliG, whose protein sequence is MDEQGLNDAAILLMSLGEEEAAEVFKHLSPKEVQKLGETIARMRSVSKDKVDGVINRFSNDAAAQSLLVSDTSNYVRAVLKRALGDDKAALLIDRILQGGDVSGIESLKWMDPLSVAELLRNEHPQIVAAILVHLDPEQSAAVLMQLSDRQRGEVLLRVATLEGIQPTALKDLNEVLFKVLAGGDKIRKSSLGGVKAAAEIINLLGSNMDTVVLESIRGYDPDLAQKIMDKMFVFDDVNKLDDRAIQTVLREVASETLVVALKGAQPELREKFLSNMSSRAAEAMREDLESRGPMRLSEVEAQQKEILKTVRRLSDEGQIVIGGGGDDAFV
- the fliI gene encoding flagellar protein export ATPase FliI, translating into MADSAAVSDPQLQDSPWDAFMSGARGRLAEGSSLETRGTLTRLTGLVLEAAGIRVPVGSQCLVQMPGHEAVLAEVVGFSGDRAFLMPAGDIHGLSSGASVVPAAPYVPVPRLGDSTRPSTAAGILRLPMGDGLLGRVVDSQGLPLDHGGPVQDVSSEPMDRRQINAMDRDPVREMLDTGVRAINALLSVGRGQRLGLFAGSGVGKSVLLGMMARYTQADVIVVGLIGERGREVKEFVEDILGEQDRERAVVVAAPADAPPLLRMQGAAYATAIAEHFRDKGKHVLLLMDSLTRYAMAQREIALAIGEPPATKGYPPSCFAKLPALVERSGNGLHGVGSITAFYTVLSEGDDQQDPIADSARAILDGHIVLSRALAETGHFPAIDIEQSASRVMHNVASREHFDLARRFRAVYSRYQKSRDLIQVGAYMSGSDPALDEAIRLQPAMAAFLQQDMFEASPMQDSLHAMAAVLGPQA
- the fliJ gene encoding flagellar export protein FliJ → MASLNAFLVAVEMAERQRDAARQALQDLQRARIASEAQLQQLQGYAHETEGRWGMRADATVKPEVMYHHYQFMDRLGHAMGLQSSVIGEQEGRVRAASQALLQAELRVAALRKVVERRRHDIAQAEARRDQKQTDERAALRFGKAPGAGQGPGGPEELTT
- the fliN gene encoding flagellar motor switch protein FliN, with product MSTEGDNNDNDGKSAADDPFAGWAEALEEQKSSDEAQPTDQGGPLAGEPVRPFSSSNEAPVNDINMVLDIPVQLSVELGRTKVPIKYILQLAQGSVVELDALAGEPMDVLVNGYLIAQGEVVVVNDKFGIRLTDVVTPSERLRRVSRG
- the fliL gene encoding flagellar basal body-associated protein FliL, which gives rise to MSANPPAAAAAKPKSKKLVLIIAIVAVLVLAGGGAAWFLLSKRSHGDEDEEGGGGHAKAAQVEHKEKVAPTFLPIENMVVNLADTGGERFAQIGITLELADAKTSDQVKQYLPSIRSAILMLVSQRTSQELLTRDGKEKLAVDIRREVSKPLGYTVPKPRKRPASDEDDDGEEAPRPKADNNPVRQVLFSSFIIQ
- a CDS encoding FliH/SctL family protein — its product is MTHSYSPRGAYTRFIPSEEIGDVTQWHFGAVDGSDLLPPVEAEPEAAELPPPGIDEATHQAALEAAREEAFAQGKAQGEEETALAWQQRMDDYIGGQGRETAARLERLVLAADAGLTDLQQRMAQEILELACDIARQVVRQELSSGPQALLPVVREALGMLVAEGRPATVRIHPSDWSFLEQPLTTEYAGAKIQWVPDASVGEGDCLVESAGTVVDGSLDRRWRRAIAALGLSSAWKIEEPGHG